From the Lolium rigidum isolate FL_2022 chromosome 2, APGP_CSIRO_Lrig_0.1, whole genome shotgun sequence genome, one window contains:
- the LOC124690007 gene encoding basic blue protein-like, which translates to MAVRRSMSGSIGVVVLRLMLALCFATTLVCGQRDWTVGEGGGWTFGVAGWENGKPFSAGDALVFKYNPGMHNVVEVDEAGYNSCTAGAGARTYTSGNDNIRLSGGKTFYICSFPGHCQGGMKIAVATR; encoded by the exons ATGGCTGTGCGAAGAAGCATGAGCGGCAGCATCGGCGTCGTTGTTCTCCGGCTGATGCTGGCCCTGTGCTTTGCGACGACCCTCGTCTGCGGGCAGAGGGACTGGAccgtcggcgagggcggcggttGGACCTTCGGCGTGGCCGGCTGGGAGAACGGCAAGCCATTCTCGGCCGGCGATGCGCTCG TGTTCAAGTATAATCCGGGCATGCACAACGTGGTTGAGGTGGACGAAGCTGGGTACAACTCGTGCACGGCCGGCGCCGGTGCCAGGACCTACACCTCCGGCAACGACAATATCAGGCTCTCCGGTGGCAAGACCTTTTACATCTGCAGCTTTCCTGGCCACTGCCAGGGAGGGATGAAAATCGCCGTCGCGACCCGGTAG